A portion of the Vicia villosa cultivar HV-30 ecotype Madison, WI unplaced genomic scaffold, Vvil1.0 ctg.000591F_1_1_3, whole genome shotgun sequence genome contains these proteins:
- the LOC131629693 gene encoding single-stranded DNA-binding protein WHY1, chloroplastic-like — translation MSHLHLQLHSQAPPLSSSPSSTSSRFSFLKLFTNNTFSFSQTNSLPFKPLSIRCRHSDVFETTTNPSSNPNNNPSVGAIPPRVYVGHSIYKGKAALTITPRPPEFLPLDSGAYKISRDGYVLLQFAPSVGPRQYDWNRKQVFSLSVDEMGSVISLSARDSCEFFHDPYKGKSDEGKVSKVLKVEPFPDGSGFFFNLSVQNKLANVEENITLPVTKAELSVLSAIFKFIMPYLLGWHTFADSITPEYSVAAASVATNANPKYGGDYEWNR, via the exons ATGTCGCATTTGCATTTACAGCTACACTCACAAGCACCACCACTCTCTTCTTCTCCCTCTTCCACTTCTTCTCGTTTTTCTTTCCTCAAACTTTTCACAAACAacactttctctttctctcaAACAAACTCTCTTCCTTTCAAACCCCTATCCATCAGATGCCGCCACTCTGACGTCTTTGAAACCACAACCAACCCTTCCTCCAACCCCAACAATAACCCTTCAG TTGGAGCTATACCACCTAGGGTTTATGTTGGTCATTCCATTTACAAAGGGAAGGCTGCTCTCACTATCACTCCTAGACCGCCTGAGTTCTTGCCTTTGGAT TCAGGGGCATATAAGATATCTAGGGATGGTTATGTGCTGCTTCAGTTTGCTCCCTCGGTTGGTCCGCGCCAGTATGATTGGAATAGAAAACAG gttttctCACTATCAGTGGATGAAATGGGAAGTGTGATTAGCCTTAGTGCAAGGGACTCTTGTGAATTTTTTCACGATCCTTACAAGGGAAAAAG TGACGAAGGCAAAGTCAGTAAGGTTTTGAAGGTTGAGCCTTTTCCGGATGGTTCTGGATTCTTCTTTAACCTAA GTGTTCAAAACAAGCTTGCGAACGTGGAAGAAAACATCACTCTCCCAGTAACAAAAGCAGAGTTATCAGTTTTGAGTGCAATTTTCAAG TTCATCATGCCGTACCTTCTTGGTTGGCATACCTTTGCAGACTCGATAACTCCGGAATATTCTGTGGCGGCGGCAAGTGTGGCAACCAATGCCAACCCGAAATATGGAGGAGACTATGAATGGAACAGATAG